Genomic window (Ostrea edulis chromosome 9, xbOstEdul1.1, whole genome shotgun sequence):
GCTTTCACACATACGTGAGCAATCGTGTTCACCGTATCCATCAACACTCGGCACCAGAGCAATGGAATCACATTTCGTCAGAAACGAACCCTACCGATGTTGGTAGCAGATCTATCCTAGCATATGAGCTATCTCACAGTAAGTGGCTTCAAGGACCAGACTTTCTTACAGAAGAGGATAACACCCTGTTTGAGAAAACAGAGCAACCATTGATCAACCCAGAAACCGACAGTGAAATCAGAGACAATGCTGTCGTTACACAGAAAACGTGATCGGAAATTTCCATAATCGCCAGTGGCATGCACAAGTTCTCCTCTTTGAAATCACTCATCAGAGCTATTTGTGTATTTCAACGTACCGCACTGAGACGACGTAAACTACCAATACCAGATAGAGTACAGCTGCATCATGATGTAGAATTCTACTTGGTGAAAGTATCCCAAAATCTAACATTCAGTGTGGAAATCGCAAACCTTTGGAGTGGTAAACCTATTCCAAAGGACGGTGTTTTACGTGATCTGGACGATGGAACCATTCGACTTGGAGGAAGAATTCGCACCGGCGATGCCCTATCTGGAACACATGGACCAATCATTATCCACAGCAAAACTTACTTAGCTCGTATCCTTGTGTTTCATTGTCATGAGAAGGTCAAACATCAAGGACGGCACCTTACAGAGGGAATGGTACGTTCGTCTGGATATTGGTTGATAGGTGGAAAGAGACTGATTGTATCTGTTATACATTCCTGTGTAACATGTAGAAAACTGCGTCGCAAACTAGAACATCAGAAGATGGGAAACCTTCCAGAGTGCAGAATTAAACCATCACCCCCGTTTACTTACGTGGGTGTTGATGTGTTTGGACCGTGGGAAGTCACTACCCGTAAGGCGAGAGGCGGTTCAGCGAACAGCAAACGTTGGGCTTTATTATTCATAGAGCGTGTGGAAGATATGTCGTCACCAACGTTTATTAACTCCCTTAAACGTTGTGTGGCAATCCGAGGGAAAGTACGAGAATTCCGTTCAGATAGAGGGACAAATTTTGTCGGCATCACAGATGCATTAGGAATCTCTGTGGTGAATGTGGAAAGCTCAACAATCAGAAAATTCATGAACGACAATGGTTGTACTTGGATATTTAATCCTCCCCACTCCTCACACATGGGAGGTGTGTGGGTGAGGATGATCGGTATCGCACTAAGGATTTTAGACTCTATATTGCTAACAGAGTCTAAAAGGAATCTTACCCACGACGTGTTGAATACTCTGATGGCTGAAGTTAGTGCTATAATGAACAGTCGACCAATTGTGCCGGTATCAACTGACCCATCTCAACCGACAGTTCTGTCTTCATACATTCTTCTTACGCAGAAAACTGAACTGGATGTTGGACCGTTTTCGCGGGTAGGTTAAGGATTCCCTTATAGAATATCAGAGTGCACTTTATGCCTTTACTTCTCTGAACTAccaatatatgacgtcataatggaaaatgacgtcaaGTCACTGCAAACTTGAGCTGTTGTGACGGGGAGAGTGTCAAAAACTTTAGACCTTATTTCAAACTACCTATAAGATGTCAGAACGCCGTTGCAAAATTCACGTGtttgaattgtattttaatatcttatatatccgaatattttaaaatagtttgtttaattacccttgattgaaattcagcgtgtttacactgctttcgaaaaatatacttttgaaatgtactctgttttataccagtgaaaagaggtagaatttatgatgtgtttataaaagagtCTAGTGCAGGCAATGTATGAGGATTCATTTGAGATCTTTTACGGAAATCGTAAGAGGAGTTTGTTCTCTACCTGAATCTTGCTTGGTTAAATGTTTGAAGGCTTTGTTTGAATACAGATTACCCTCAAATGTGTAGGTAAGTGTGTCGGTAAGTTGAACTCTTCatgaaatacgtgtattttgCACGCAAGTAATACTACCATTTTTCCAAGTACATTTCGGGTACACAAGGATACGGTGAgtttatttatcaaacaaaaagttaaaaataattgttaaatgaGCTGCGCTGAAGCGATTTATGTGAAGcacttcaaacaattataaatgaccGTCATGTGATCAACGaagtcatgtgatatcataacagatatgctaatatatagccgagagaaccttctatataaattgtctgtacttaagtatataaattacatgtacaagtgaAAACCAAAAACCGACCTCGCAATCCAATGTATGTTTTGAACTCATTTCAAACTCCTGGAAGCCTTAACATAGCTGCGTTTACCCTTGGATATCAAGGACATGTACAAATCTCAGTGGAAATATGTCCAAATCTTAGCCGACCAATTCTGGAAACGGTGGCAATCCCAGTACCTATAACTTCTACAATCAAGACGCAAATGGAATGATCCTACAACGAACCTCGCGGAAGGCGACGTCGTTCTATTAAAAGACTCTGGTACCCCACGGAACGAGTGGCCGATGGCTGTGGTCCAGCGTGTTTTCCCAGGACAGGACAATCGTGTGCGTAAGATTGAACTGCGTGTGTTTAAGAACGGTAATGTGATTACTTATGTGAGACCTATCGCTCAAGCTGTCCTCCTGTTTACACCTTAGAGACTTGGACATTGTGTGTGACGCTAGCGTCacagagaggggggggggtgttgttacTCCGTTAATAAACTGTAATTATTACGAATCCGTTTTTGTCCGGTATTCAGAATTTGTGACATCCATTTTTATCCGTTTGTAAAAATTTTCAGCTGTAATTCCATGCATGCACGAAGTACGATTTCTGCCATGTTTTACTTATAACTTGTCATCTCTCTTCGCCGTGTTTAGGCCACAATATAGTAAGTTTATTACACTTCGCAATATGATATATGTCCATTTATCATGTTAATAGCTCAGATACAATTTTCTATTCGGTAATGCCGATTTTTGAGTCAAAACTTTGTAGATGTGAACAACCTGTGTATTTATCAGtcttgttaattttgtttacagtcTTTACCTTCCTGTCAtctaataaaattgaaaaacgaTGATAGTGGCGTCGTCATAGAGATGTCTGCAAATTCTGTACAAGAGAGTGAAAATCTCAAACCGAGATGTCATGCAAATTCTGTACAAGAGCGTGAAAATCTCAAACCGAGATGTCATGCAAATTCTGTACAAGAGCGTGAAAATCTCAAACCGAGATGTCATGCAAATTCTGTACAAGAGCGTGAAAATCTCAAACCGAAATGTCTGCAAATTCTGTATAAGAGCGTGAAAATCTCAAACCGAGATGTCTGCAAATTCTGTATAAGAGCGTGAAAATCTCAAACCGAAATGTCTGCAAATTCTGTATAAGAGCGTGAAAATCTCAAACCGAGATGTCTGCAAATTCTGTATAAGAGAGTGAAAATCTCAAACCGAGATGTCTGCAAATTCTGTACAAGAGCGTGAAAATCTCAAACCGAGATGTCTGCAAATTCTGTACAAGAGCGTGAAAATCTCAAACCGAGATGTCTGCAAATTCTGTATAAGAGCGTGAAAATCTCAAACCGAGATGTCTGCAAATTCTGTATAAGAGAGTGAAAATCTCAAACCGA
Coding sequences:
- the LOC130050616 gene encoding uncharacterized protein LOC130050616, translating into MHKFSSLKSLIRAICVFQRTALRRRKLPIPDRVQLHHDVEFYLVKVSQNLTFSVEIANLWSGKPIPKDGVLRDLDDGTIRLGGRIRTGDALSGTHGPIIIHSKTYLARILVFHCHEKVKHQGRHLTEGMVRSSGYWLIGGKRLIVSVIHSCVTCRKLRRKLEHQKMGNLPECRIKPSPPFTYVGVDVFGPWEVTTRKARGGSANSKRWALLFIERVEDMSSPTFINSLKRCVAIRGKVREFRSDRGTNFVGITDALGISVVNVESSTIRKFMNDNGCTWIFNPPHSSHMGGVWVRMIGIALRILDSILLTESKRNLTHDVLNTLMAEVSAIMNSRPIVPVSTDPSQPTVLSSYILLTQKTELDVGPFSRVG